The Desulfonatronum sp. SC1 genome has a window encoding:
- a CDS encoding NADH-quinone oxidoreductase subunit N has translation MFQIELFIPELYLLTLIGGLFVLTVGPQSWWRFLRYLPLAAGVGIGVAALSFQFSGLMFYGAYQVDALSQFFKLAIFLGLAVTCLNAMNQPTLSEEKRPDYFLFLCLSALGLMLLSSAVELVTIFLALELASYSLYALIPLRSKEPAAAEAGIKYILFGAVVTALAMYGLSYILGVHHTTYLAELVTKTWSWSETPAALIGIALFLGALFYKLALFPLHFWCPDVYEGASNETAAFVATLPKLGAVVVLVRMSSLLDPSMEVTMLLAVLAAVSMTFGNLSALVQSDLKRLLGYSSVSHAGYVMLGIVAGTPAGLSAAAFYAVVYLLMNLACFWVICRLSTDGRNLKLDDLNGLYQRSPGLALVLAVSAFALVGLPPTAGFMGKLFLLNSAWMEGYHWLVIIAVLNSAIAIYYYLNLVRHAYTREAPTDVPAETLAVPNPGLLWGGLLAAAVLWLGVAPATLFSFAQLAGASAGSVFP, from the coding sequence ATCTTCCAAATAGAGCTGTTCATCCCGGAACTGTACCTGCTGACCCTGATCGGCGGCCTCTTCGTCTTGACCGTGGGGCCCCAGTCCTGGTGGCGATTTTTGCGCTACCTGCCCCTGGCCGCGGGCGTGGGCATCGGCGTGGCCGCGCTGTCCTTCCAATTCTCCGGCCTGATGTTTTACGGGGCGTATCAGGTGGACGCCTTGTCCCAGTTCTTCAAGCTGGCCATCTTCCTGGGCTTGGCCGTGACCTGCCTGAACGCCATGAACCAGCCTACGCTGTCCGAGGAGAAGCGACCGGACTACTTCCTGTTTCTCTGTCTCAGCGCCCTGGGGCTGATGCTGCTCTCCAGCGCCGTGGAACTGGTGACCATTTTTCTGGCCCTGGAACTGGCCTCCTATAGCCTCTACGCCCTGATCCCCCTACGCTCCAAGGAACCAGCCGCGGCCGAGGCCGGGATCAAGTACATCCTGTTCGGCGCGGTGGTCACGGCCCTGGCAATGTACGGGCTGTCCTACATCCTGGGGGTCCACCATACCACCTACCTCGCCGAACTGGTGACCAAGACCTGGTCCTGGTCCGAAACCCCGGCGGCGCTGATCGGCATCGCCCTGTTCCTGGGGGCTCTGTTCTACAAGTTGGCCTTGTTCCCGCTGCACTTCTGGTGCCCGGACGTCTACGAAGGAGCGTCCAACGAGACTGCGGCCTTCGTGGCCACCCTGCCCAAGCTGGGCGCTGTGGTGGTTCTGGTGCGCATGTCCTCGCTTCTGGATCCGAGCATGGAAGTGACCATGCTGCTGGCCGTGCTGGCCGCGGTGTCCATGACCTTCGGGAACCTTTCCGCCCTAGTCCAAAGCGACTTGAAGCGCCTCCTTGGCTACTCCTCGGTTTCCCACGCTGGATACGTGATGTTGGGCATCGTGGCCGGGACGCCCGCCGGACTCTCTGCCGCCGCGTTTTACGCCGTGGTCTACCTGCTGATGAACTTGGCCTGCTTCTGGGTGATCTGCCGCCTGTCCACGGACGGACGCAACCTTAAGTTGGACGACTTAAACGGCCTGTACCAGCGCTCCCCGGGCTTGGCCCTGGTCTTGGCGGTGTCCGCTTTCGCCCTGGTGGGCCTGCCGCCCACCGCCGGATTCATGGGCAAGCTGTTCCTGCTCAATTCGGCCTGGATGGAAGGCTACCACTGGCTGGTGATCATCGCGGTGCTCAATTCGGCCATCGCCATCTACTACTACCTGAACCTGGTCCGTCACGCCTACACCCGCGAAGCCCCAACCGATGTACCGGCCGAGACACTGGCCGTGCCCAACCCCGGCCTCCTCTGGGGCGGGTTGCTCGCCGCTGCCGTGCTCTGGCTCGGTGTCGCGCCAGCTACGTTGTTTTCGTTTGCCCAATTGGCCGGAGCCTCGGCTGGAAGTGTCTTTCCATAG
- a CDS encoding NuoM family protein: protein MTESGFPVLSALIFFPLLAAVGLFFLRDERTVRLYTLVVGLIEMGLAAPLFRFDLSTANFQFVEIMPWVPAWNMNYHVGVDGISILMIFLTVLLLPLCVLCSWSYIGKRVKEFHFCLLLMIGACVGIFSALDFVLFYIFWEAMLIPMFLLIAVWGGPNKRYASLKFFIYTLAGSTLFLAAIVAFFVHTGTFSIPELMTHEYAFNFQFWTFLAMALAFAIKVPMFPFHTWLPAAHVEAPTAGSVLLASILLKMGTYGFLRFCLPLTPAASEYFAPLMITISIVSILYGGVIALGQKDMKKLIAYSSVAHMGFVTLGIFVFTMRGVEGAIMQMINHGITTGALFMLVGAIYERSHSREIADNMGLGKYLPAYMFFFGLFAIASFGFPGTNGFVSEALVLIGVFEANYLLGALTIPGVMLAAAYMLRLGLKLAWGQPSQAANWKDLNAREWVYLAPLAVLVLYLGLMPTLALKTINPSVVHLLNQYETRKALHLESSLQPEPPAQVFQLPATRGTDQ, encoded by the coding sequence ATGACTGAATCCGGGTTCCCCGTTCTCAGCGCCCTGATCTTCTTCCCCCTGCTGGCCGCTGTCGGACTGTTCTTCCTTCGCGACGAGCGGACCGTCCGCCTGTACACACTGGTCGTGGGTCTGATCGAGATGGGCTTGGCCGCGCCGCTGTTCCGGTTTGATCTTTCCACCGCGAACTTCCAGTTCGTGGAGATCATGCCCTGGGTACCGGCCTGGAACATGAACTACCATGTGGGCGTGGACGGGATCAGCATCCTGATGATCTTTTTGACCGTGCTGCTCCTGCCCCTTTGCGTGCTGTGCTCCTGGTCTTACATCGGCAAACGGGTCAAGGAGTTTCACTTCTGCCTGCTGCTGATGATCGGGGCCTGCGTGGGCATCTTCTCGGCCCTGGACTTCGTCCTGTTCTACATCTTCTGGGAAGCCATGCTCATCCCCATGTTCCTGCTCATCGCGGTCTGGGGCGGACCCAACAAGCGCTACGCGTCGCTGAAATTCTTCATCTACACCCTGGCCGGTAGCACGCTCTTCCTGGCGGCTATCGTAGCCTTTTTCGTGCATACCGGGACCTTCTCCATTCCGGAACTGATGACCCATGAGTACGCCTTCAACTTCCAGTTTTGGACCTTCCTGGCCATGGCCCTGGCCTTTGCCATCAAGGTGCCCATGTTCCCGTTCCACACCTGGCTGCCCGCGGCCCACGTGGAAGCGCCCACCGCGGGTTCGGTGCTCCTGGCTTCGATCCTGCTGAAAATGGGCACCTACGGATTCCTACGCTTCTGCCTGCCTCTGACCCCCGCGGCCAGCGAGTACTTCGCGCCGTTGATGATCACCATCTCCATCGTCTCCATCCTCTACGGAGGAGTCATCGCTTTGGGCCAGAAGGACATGAAGAAGCTGATCGCCTATTCCTCCGTGGCCCACATGGGTTTCGTGACCCTGGGCATCTTCGTCTTCACCATGCGCGGAGTGGAAGGGGCGATCATGCAGATGATCAACCACGGGATCACCACCGGGGCGCTGTTCATGCTCGTAGGCGCGATCTACGAACGCAGCCACAGCCGAGAAATCGCGGACAACATGGGCCTGGGCAAATACCTGCCCGCCTACATGTTCTTCTTCGGCCTGTTCGCCATCGCCTCCTTTGGTTTTCCGGGAACCAACGGCTTTGTTTCCGAGGCCCTGGTGCTTATCGGCGTGTTCGAGGCCAATTACCTCCTGGGTGCGTTGACCATTCCCGGGGTGATGCTGGCCGCGGCCTACATGCTCCGCCTGGGCCTGAAACTGGCCTGGGGCCAGCCGTCCCAGGCAGCGAACTGGAAGGACCTGAACGCCCGTGAATGGGTCTACCTGGCACCCTTGGCCGTGCTTGTGCTGTACCTGGGCTTGATGCCCACCCTGGCCCTTAAAACCATCAACCCTTCGGTGGTCCACCTCCTGAACCAGTACGAAACCCGCAAGGCCCTGCATCTGGAATCGTCCCTTCAGCCCGAACCACCGGCCCAGGTTTTTCAACTCCCCGCAACACGAGGTACTGACCAGTGA